A single region of the Brachypodium distachyon strain Bd21 chromosome 3, Brachypodium_distachyon_v3.0, whole genome shotgun sequence genome encodes:
- the LOC104584135 gene encoding skin secretory protein xP2-like, whose translation MIPRWVSEETPPEAGGGAPEEDDDEDDVPLVRRSAAERASWREASPPPQAPQLDVGTWVSAGGGAARAAISCPYYSGGSAGSPAQSGPPARSILADRVLKLNPPGSMVAGGSTSAIGGDAADGAAHEASDGTRQVAGDAPTAPMPTEVRVTDLFGEDDDHALKEVSSAGALQQTAPELARDATAIASDAVQTALPVAGNAGQPLPAEAGIAALEKPPSPRPTPSGGQGAAGLGQVGGASPSPDAASGSQTVAAWSSSSAGASFSLGAGELAGRSWGRITFDPNVFLQGHQVIDNIEWQQWMFVDFFNDAQQHHARVVAELGTARREAEEQRAEYWSYALEAIM comes from the exons ATGATTCCTCGCTGGGTGTCGGAGGAGACTCCCCCGGAAGCTGGTGGGGGCGCGCCGGAGGAGGATGACGATGAAGACGACGTCCCATTGGTGAGGCGGTCCGCTGCGGAGCGGGCAAGCTggcgggaggccagcccgcCGCCCCAAGCACCTCAGCTGGATGTGGGGACCTGGGTCtctgccggcggcggggcagctAGAGCAGCCATCAGCTGTCCCTACTACTCCGGCGGCTCCGCCGGTTCCCCCGCACAAAGTGGAcccccggcgaggagcatcttggcggacagggtgctcaagctcaacccgccGG GATCAATGGTAGCTGGCGGGAGCACCTCGGCAATTGGTGGGGATGCGGCTGATGGAGCCGCACACGAGGCCAGTGACGGGACGCGGCAAG TCGCCGGGGATGCTCCAACGGCACCCATGCCCACCGAGGTGCGGGTGACCGACCTCTTCGGCGAGGACGATGACCATGCTCTGAAGGAGGTTTCCTCTGCCGGAGCCCTTCAACAAACCGCCCCGGAGCTTGCCAGGGACGCAACGGCCATTGCAAGTGACGCCGTGCAAACGGCGTTGCCCGTGGCGGGTAACGCGGGCCAGCCTCTGCCTGCCGAAGCAGGCATCGCCGCattggagaagcccccgagcccccgGCCTACCCCCTCGGGCGGACAGGGAGCTGCCGGGCTTGGACAAGTCGGAGGCGCGTCGCCAAGCCCTGACGCGGCCTCGGGGTCGCAGACGGTCGCAGCgtggtcctcctcctccgccggagcctCCTTCAGcctgggagcaggggagctcgccgggcgatCATGGGGCCGAATCACCTTCGACCCCAACGTGTTCCTACAAGGGCACCaggtgatcgacaacatcgaGTGGCAGCAGTGGATGTTCGTCGACTTCTTCAACGATGCGCAACAGCACCATGCTCGCGTGGTGGCGGAGCTGGGGACAGCACgccgggaggcggaggagcagcgcgcaGAGTATTGGAgctatgccctagaggcaatcatgtga